The uncultured Sunxiuqinia sp. genomic sequence AAGGTCTCTTTATAATTGGCATTCTCCATTTCGTGACGCAGCAACCACTTTTTTCGCCAAATTCCCCCGGCATAACCCACAAGTTTGTTATTGCGGCCAATTACCCGATGGCAAGGAACAACGATTGAAAGCGGATTTTTGGCATTTGCTCCTCCTACGGCTCGCACCAGATTTTTATCGCAAAGTAAGTCAGCCAACTCGCCATAGGTAATTTGTCTTCCGTACTCAATTGCTTCCAATTGTTTCCAAACTCTTCGTTGAAATTCAGTTCCCGATGGTTGAATTGGTAAATCGAATTGAAATAAACGACCTGCAAAATACTCGTCAAATTGCTCAGTGATTAGCTTTTTTAGTTTGGGACAGAAATCGGTTGTATTGACTTCGTGTTCCGTAAAATGAATTCGAGAGATAGCGTTTTCTGATGAATTAATCTGCAGCAATCCAATTGGAGATATGTATGTAATAGATGGCATTGACCTTTTTGTCTTTATTCTAGTTAACATTTAGGTAACGTAGAATTAACAAAAAGGTTTGAATAAAACTGAGTTTTAAAAGAAGAACATTTTTGCGGTTCTTTTTTTATTGGTCGATTGGTACTATCGGTTACAGTTGTTTGCCGATTGCAAACATCCACTTGGAATGCATTCGTTTTTCAGCTAAATTTCGATTAATGATCGGCTTTTGTCAAACGGTTCGACGAAAAAACAGGTAAGATTAATTAAAAGAGTCAGCCTTTCTGCAAAAAGGAGAAGGCTGACTCGAAAGATTTTTAGTTAAAAGCGATCTCTTGGAGTATACTTCGAGTGTAATAAAAGATGAGATTTTGCTCCCAGTGGTTCGCCCAGATAGTCTTGATAAATTTTAAGTACTTCAGGATTTTCGTGAGACTTTCGCAGGGGCATATTTTTATCTTCGGCATAAATTGCTTCGGTCCTTTTTTGCCTGATCTCGGGGCTTGTAGGAATCGGCTGTCCTCCGCCTCCCAGGCATGCTCCCGGGCAAGCCATAATTTCAATAAAATGATAGTCGCTGGTTCCTTTTTTACGGCGTCCATTACTTTTTTAGCATTCACCAATCCGTGCCCTATCGCGCATTTCAGTTCAATGCCATCCTGAAAGATCCAATCTTTTTGTGGATGATCAATTTTAATACTTGCTTCTTTTTCGCCCTTCATACCTCGCACAGGAATAATATCGAGGTTTTTAAACGGAACTTCGCGGCCGGTAACTAATTCGTAGGCAGTTCGGAGTGCGGCTTCCATTACTCTGCCGGTAGCTCCCAAAATAGCACCGGCTCTTGTCGATTCTCCCATAAGACGGTCGTATTTGGCATCTGGAAGTTTGGCGAAATTGATACCGGCTTGCTTGATCATAATGGCCAACTCACGGGTGGTCAGCACATAGTCAATATCTCGAAAACCACTGTCATGCATTTCGGGGCGGTTGGCTTCAAACTTTTTGGCTGTGCAAGGCATGATTGAGACTGAAACAATTTTATCAGGTTCTATTTTATTGGCTTTTGCATAGTATGTTTTTACTAACACTCCGAACATTTGCTGAGGCGACATACACGTTGAAAGGTTCTCCAAAAACTCGGGGTACATGTGCTCAATGTACTTAATCCATCCTGGAGAACAAGACGTTGCCAGCGGAAGCTTCACTTGCTCGTCTTTCTCGGCAACCATTTTTTTGAGCCTGTTTAAGAGCTATGTTCCTTCTTCAATAGTCGTGAGGTCGGCTGTAAAATCGGCATCCAAAACCGAGTTAAAGCCCAGATGTTTGAGTGCTGATACCATTTTGCCTGTCACCCGTTCGCCAACTTCCAGTCCGAGTTCTTCGCCAAGCCCAACGCGTATGGCCGGAGCTGTTTGAACAACCACATGCTTTTGTGGATCAGAAATGGCATCCCAAACTTCTTCAATATAGTTGTGTTCAACCAAGGCACCGGTAGGGCAATGATTAACACACTGTCCGCAATTGGTGCACACCACATCATTCATCGCTTTTTCAAAAAAGGTAGCAATTTTCATTTCATCGCCTTTATAGGCAACCGTGAGCTCATTTACCCCTTGCATTTCAGCACAGGTGCGAACACAACGCTGACAGCGAATACATTTGCTATCGTCTTTTATGATTGAAGGTGAAAAC encodes the following:
- a CDS encoding methylated-DNA--[protein]-cysteine S-methyltransferase, translating into MPSITYISPIGLLQINSSENAISRIHFTEHEVNTTDFCPKLKKLITEQFDEYFAGRLFQFDLPIQPSGTEFQRRVWKQLEAIEYGRQITYGELADLLCDKNLVRAVGGANAKNPLSIVVPCHRVIGRNNKLVGYAGGIWRKKWLLRHEMENANYKETLF
- a CDS encoding iron hydrogenase small subunit; this encodes MACPGACLGGGGQPIPTSPEIRQKRTEAIYAEDKNMPLRKSHENPEVLKIYQDYLGEPLGAKSHLLLHSKYTPRDRF